From the genome of Miscanthus floridulus cultivar M001 chromosome 10, ASM1932011v1, whole genome shotgun sequence, one region includes:
- the LOC136489436 gene encoding uncharacterized protein: MTQGDLSINTYCQKMMATVDTLRDGGHTIIDSQLVLNLLHCLNPHFSSTIDNIADSNPLSNFATTCPKLVLNELYLANEGQATTQTTLYVGLPSCGSACHSTSTGSGSGHSCGGYGRSASGGGGPRNKRKDRSGGGGSGGPFHGGGHAATPLTGPWAHTAFAPVQYPDVTTPPLAAS, translated from the exons ATGACTCAGGGTGATCTCTCTATCAACACGTACTGCCAGAAGATGATGGCCACCGTTGACACCCTTCGTGATGGTGGTCATACCATCATCGACTCGCAGCTCGTCCTCAACCTCCTGCATTGCCTCAACCCTCACTTCTCCAGCACCATCGACAACATTGCCGATTCCAACCCGCTTTCCAACTTTGCCACAACATGTCCGAAGCTCGTGCTCAACGAACTCTACCTCGCCAATGAAGGGCAGGCCACAACACAGACGACCCTCTATGTGGGGTTGCCCTCCTGTGGCTCGGCGTGCCATTCGACCTCCACCGGCAGTGGTAGCGGTCATAGCTGTGGAGGCTACGGCCGTTCCGCTAGCGGCGGTGGCGGTCCTCGCAACAAGCGCAAGGATCGCAGCGGTGGAGGTGGCAGTGGCGGTCCTTTCCATGGTGGTGGTCACGCCGCCACACCACTAACTGGCCCTTGG GCACACACCGCCTTTGCGCCGGTGCAGTACCCCGACGTCACCACCCCTCCACTTGCTGCTTCCTAG